In the genome of Streptomyces racemochromogenes, one region contains:
- the sucC gene encoding ADP-forming succinate--CoA ligase subunit beta, translating to MDLFEYQARDLFAKHGVPVLAGEVIDTPEAAREATEKLGGKSVVKAQVKVGGRGKAGGVKLAATPDEAVARATDILGMDIKGHTVHKVMIAETAPEILEEYYVSYLLDRTNRTFLAMASVAGGMDIEQVAEETPEKLAKVPVNANEGVTIEKAREIVELAKFPAEVAEKVAEVLVTLWKTFIAEDALLVEVNPLAKVASGDVIALDGKVSLDENAEFRQPSHEEFVDHAAANPLEAAAKEKGLNYVKLDGEVGIIGNGAGLVMSTLDVVAYAGENHGGVKPANFLDIGGGASAAVMANGLEIILGDPDVKSVFVNVFGGITACDEVANGIVQALKLLEDRGEAVTKPLVVRLDGNNAELGRKILSDANHPLVQRVDTMDGAADKAAELAAAK from the coding sequence GTGGACCTGTTCGAGTACCAGGCGAGGGACCTCTTCGCCAAGCACGGTGTACCGGTGCTGGCCGGTGAAGTCATCGACACGCCTGAGGCGGCTCGCGAGGCCACCGAGAAGCTGGGCGGCAAGTCGGTCGTCAAGGCCCAGGTGAAGGTCGGCGGCCGTGGCAAGGCCGGTGGCGTGAAGCTCGCCGCCACCCCCGACGAGGCCGTCGCCCGCGCGACGGACATCCTCGGTATGGACATCAAGGGCCACACGGTCCACAAGGTGATGATCGCCGAGACCGCGCCGGAGATCCTGGAGGAGTACTACGTCTCCTACCTCCTGGACCGCACCAACCGCACCTTCCTGGCCATGGCCTCGGTCGCCGGCGGCATGGACATCGAGCAGGTCGCCGAGGAGACCCCGGAGAAGCTCGCCAAGGTCCCGGTGAACGCCAACGAGGGCGTGACCATCGAGAAGGCCCGCGAGATCGTCGAGCTGGCGAAGTTCCCGGCCGAGGTCGCCGAGAAGGTCGCCGAGGTCCTCGTGACCCTGTGGAAGACCTTCATCGCCGAGGACGCGCTCCTCGTCGAGGTCAACCCGCTCGCGAAGGTCGCCTCCGGTGACGTCATCGCGCTCGACGGCAAGGTCTCGCTCGACGAGAACGCCGAGTTCCGCCAGCCGTCCCACGAGGAGTTCGTGGACCACGCGGCCGCGAACCCGCTCGAGGCCGCCGCCAAGGAGAAGGGCCTCAACTACGTCAAGCTCGACGGCGAGGTCGGCATCATCGGCAACGGCGCGGGTCTCGTCATGAGCACCCTGGACGTCGTCGCGTACGCCGGTGAGAACCACGGTGGCGTCAAGCCCGCCAACTTCCTCGACATCGGCGGTGGCGCCTCCGCCGCCGTCATGGCCAACGGCCTCGAGATCATCCTCGGCGACCCGGACGTCAAGTCCGTGTTCGTCAACGTCTTCGGTGGCATCACCGCTTGTGACGAGGTCGCCAACGGCATCGTCCAGGCGCTGAAGCTGCTCGAGGACCGGGGCGAGGCGGTCACCAAGCCGCTGGTCGTCCGCCTCGACGGCAACAACGCCGAGCTGGGTCGCAAGATCCTCTCGGACGCCAACCACCCGCTGGTGCAGCGCGTGGACACCATGGACGGTGCGGCCGACAAGGCCGCCGAGCTCGCGGCTGCGAAGTAA
- the sucD gene encoding succinate--CoA ligase subunit alpha translates to MAIFLNKDSKVIVQGMTGATGMKHTKLMLADGTNIVGGVNPRKAGTTVDFDGTEVPVFGSVAEAMEKTGANVSVLFVPPAFAKAAVVEAIDAEIPLAVVITEGIAVHDSAAFWAYATAKGNKTRIIGPNCPGLITPGQSNAGIIPGDITKPGKIGLVSKSGTLTYQMMYELRDIGFTSAVGIGGDPVIGTTHIDALEAFEADPETELIVMIGEIGGDAEERAADFIAKNVTKPVVGYVAGFTAPEGKTMGHAGAIVSGSSGTAQAKKEALEAAGVKVGKTPTETAKLAREILEGAK, encoded by the coding sequence ATGGCTATCTTCCTCAACAAGGACAGCAAGGTCATCGTCCAGGGCATGACCGGTGCCACGGGCATGAAGCACACCAAGCTGATGCTGGCTGACGGCACCAACATCGTCGGTGGCGTGAACCCGCGCAAGGCCGGCACGACCGTCGACTTCGACGGCACCGAGGTCCCGGTCTTCGGCTCCGTCGCCGAGGCGATGGAGAAGACGGGCGCCAACGTCTCCGTCCTCTTCGTCCCGCCGGCCTTCGCCAAGGCCGCCGTCGTCGAGGCCATCGACGCCGAGATCCCGCTGGCCGTCGTCATCACCGAGGGCATCGCGGTGCACGACTCCGCCGCCTTCTGGGCGTACGCGACCGCCAAGGGCAACAAGACCCGCATCATCGGCCCGAACTGCCCGGGTCTGATCACCCCCGGCCAGTCCAACGCCGGCATCATCCCGGGCGACATCACCAAGCCCGGCAAGATCGGTCTCGTGTCCAAGTCCGGCACGCTGACCTACCAGATGATGTACGAGCTGCGCGACATCGGCTTCACCTCCGCCGTCGGCATCGGTGGCGACCCGGTCATCGGCACCACGCACATCGACGCCCTGGAGGCCTTCGAGGCCGACCCGGAGACCGAGCTCATCGTCATGATCGGCGAGATCGGCGGCGACGCCGAGGAGCGTGCGGCGGACTTCATCGCGAAGAACGTCACCAAGCCGGTCGTCGGTTACGTCGCGGGCTTCACCGCCCCCGAGGGCAAGACCATGGGCCACGCGGGCGCCATCGTCTCCGGCTCCTCCGGCACCGCGCAGGCCAAGAAGGAGGCCCTCGAGGCCGCCGGCGTCAAGGTCGGCAAGACGCCGACCGAGACGGCCAAGCTGGCGCGCGAGATCCTCGAAGGCGCCAAGTAG
- a CDS encoding helix-turn-helix domain-containing protein, with amino-acid sequence MTQDVEASSGSELGLPSPKERRWLRESGGLTYEEVAAEVGVTATTVRSWECGRTEPRGRTREAYAGLLDRLAAAGSKAPVRPVAAGPPTHRPRTAGKRSAKPAPHRDRPAPREAAPGDPAPQGAPAETAAGPAPGGPAGGGDGTAAARMPGRPVTDAAAHGDPHRAPGSDAEAPAAATPGTPAGPSTPATPADAGAPATPGAPAGPAAPTPPAPAAPRTTGPASPTEPAPPPGAPTDPRGTTAPAGPRPHPAAPAATGPAPQDPADAQPAPAPGAPTHPGAPAAPAATGPARQDPAPAHTPEEPFPQIGPAPEQDPAPPGPPYGPRPRPPRDAVEAFDALYDHAAAALVRQTYLLTGRRSLALHAVEVAFRQAWGRWPEVATDRDPVGWVRSAAHEYALSPWHRFRRAHRRPDKPPADTADRILLEALLALPPVHRRTVLLYDGVGLDLPDTAAETEASTPATGHRLLRAHAELARRIPLPAGATPERRSAMLRERLGAVRPAVSLEPRPAATVRAVSEHRARRLSRAALVLTAVIAASTGYTTVTAPDHYEPPVAPGASVSGVPPLSGPPRLTETSRYLQDKLRADPAAGPHRLHPRLE; translated from the coding sequence ATGACACAAGACGTCGAAGCGTCCTCCGGTTCGGAGCTGGGCCTCCCGTCCCCCAAGGAGCGCCGGTGGCTGCGCGAGTCGGGCGGGCTGACGTACGAGGAGGTCGCGGCGGAGGTCGGCGTGACCGCGACCACCGTCCGCTCCTGGGAGTGCGGCCGCACCGAGCCCCGCGGGCGCACGCGCGAGGCGTACGCGGGGCTCCTGGACCGGCTCGCGGCCGCCGGGTCCAAGGCGCCGGTACGGCCCGTGGCCGCGGGCCCGCCCACCCACCGGCCCCGGACCGCCGGCAAGCGCTCCGCGAAGCCGGCGCCGCACCGCGACCGCCCGGCCCCGCGCGAGGCCGCCCCGGGCGACCCGGCCCCGCAGGGCGCCCCCGCCGAGACCGCCGCCGGTCCGGCCCCGGGCGGACCGGCGGGCGGCGGCGACGGCACCGCCGCGGCCCGGATGCCCGGGCGGCCCGTCACGGACGCCGCCGCCCACGGCGACCCCCACCGGGCCCCCGGCAGCGACGCCGAAGCCCCGGCAGCAGCCACCCCCGGCACCCCCGCGGGCCCCAGCACCCCGGCCACTCCCGCGGACGCCGGAGCCCCTGCCACTCCCGGCGCCCCCGCGGGCCCCGCCGCCCCGACCCCACCCGCCCCGGCCGCGCCCCGCACCACCGGGCCCGCCTCCCCGACGGAGCCGGCCCCGCCCCCCGGCGCGCCCACGGACCCCCGCGGCACCACCGCCCCGGCCGGGCCCCGCCCGCACCCGGCCGCCCCCGCCGCCACCGGGCCCGCCCCCCAGGACCCGGCCGACGCCCAGCCGGCCCCGGCCCCCGGCGCGCCCACGCACCCTGGCGCCCCGGCCGCCCCCGCCGCCACCGGGCCCGCCCGCCAGGACCCCGCACCGGCCCACACCCCTGAGGAACCGTTTCCGCAGATCGGTCCCGCCCCGGAGCAGGACCCCGCCCCGCCGGGCCCGCCGTACGGGCCCCGCCCGAGACCCCCGCGGGACGCCGTCGAGGCCTTCGACGCCCTCTACGACCACGCCGCGGCCGCGCTCGTCCGCCAGACCTACCTGCTCACCGGCCGCCGCTCCCTCGCCCTGCACGCCGTCGAGGTGGCGTTCCGTCAGGCCTGGGGCCGCTGGCCCGAGGTGGCCACCGACCGGGACCCCGTCGGCTGGGTGCGCTCGGCGGCCCACGAGTACGCCCTCTCCCCCTGGCACCGGTTCCGCCGGGCCCACCGCCGCCCCGACAAGCCCCCGGCCGACACCGCCGACCGGATCCTGCTGGAGGCCCTCCTCGCGCTGCCGCCGGTACACCGCCGCACGGTGCTGCTCTACGACGGCGTCGGCCTCGACCTGCCCGACACCGCCGCCGAGACCGAGGCCAGCACCCCGGCCACCGGGCACCGCCTGCTGCGCGCGCACGCCGAACTGGCCCGCCGGATCCCCCTGCCGGCCGGGGCGACGCCCGAGCGACGGTCGGCCATGCTGCGCGAGCGGCTCGGCGCGGTACGGCCCGCCGTGTCCCTGGAGCCGCGCCCCGCGGCCACGGTCCGCGCCGTCAGCGAGCACCGGGCCCGGCGGCTGTCGCGGGCCGCGCTCGTCCTGACGGCGGTCATCGCCGCCTCGACGGGGTACACCACCGTCACCGCCCCGGACCACTACGAGCCGCCCGTCGCCCCCGGCGCCAGCGTCTCCGGCGTCCCGCCGCTGAGCGGCCCCCCGAGGCTCACCGAGACGAGCCGGTACCTCCAGGACAAGCTCCGCGCCGACCCGGCCGCCGGCCCCCACCGGCTCCACCCCCGGCTCGAATGA